DNA sequence from the Lysinibacillus sp. OF-1 genome:
ACATACGACCGTAGTGAGAGTAGTGAACGTCACGCACTTCAAAACCAGCACGCTCACGTGTTAAACCACCAGGCCCTAATGCAGATAAACGACGTTTATGTGTTAACTCTGCTAGAGGGTTTGTTTGGTCCATGAATTGAGATAATTGAGAGCTACCGAAGAACTCTTTAATAGACGCAATTACAGGACGAATATTAATTAATTGTTGCGGTACGATTGCAGCTGTGTCGTTAATGGACATACGCTCACGTACTACACGTTCCATACGAGATAAACCGATACGGAATTGGTTTTGTAGTAACTCACCTACTGAACGTAGACGACGGTTACCTAAATGGTCAATATCATCTGTTGCGCCTACTTGGTAAAGTAAGTTGAAGAAATAGCTTACTGAAGATAAAACGTCAGCTGGTGTAATATTCTTCACTTCTTCATCAATGTACGCATTACTGATGATATTAATTTCTTTTTGTGCTTCATCTTTCGGTGCATAAATCTTAATAGATTGGATTGTTACATCGTCCTCAAGCACGCCACCAACTTGCGATAAAGTACGGTAACCAATACCTTTTGATGAATCTTCTAGGTAAGGTAGAATTTTATCTAAAGTACGACGGTCAAGCACTGTACCCTTTTCTACTAAAATTTCGCCTGTTTCAGGATCTACAAGCGTTTCAGCAATCGTTTGGTTAAATAAACGATTTTTAATATGAAGCTTTTTATTCATTTTGTAGCGACCAACATTCGCTAAATCATAACGTTTTGCATCGAAGAAACGAGAATACAATAAACTCTTCGCACTTTCTACTGTTGGAGGCTCACCTGGACGTAAACGTTCATAGATTTCTAAAAGTGCTTTTTCTGTACTTTCAGAGTTATCTTTTTCTAACGTATTACGTAAATACTCGTTATCACCGATAATATCGATAATTTCTTGGTCTGAACCGAAACCTAGTGCACGTAGTAACACTGTTACTGGTAGCTTACGAGTACGATCGATACGCACATAAACTACGTCTTTTGCATCAGTTTCATACTCTAACCATGCACCACGGTTTGGAATCACTGTTGCGCCGAAACCTTTTTTACCGTTTTTATCAGTTTTATCATGGAAATACACACTTGGTGAACGAACTAATTGTGAAACGATAACACGTTCAGCACCATTGATAATGAACGTACCTGTTTCTGTCATTAATGGGAAGTCACCCATGAAGACATCTTGTTCTTTCACTTCGTCTGTTTCTTTGTTGTAAAGACGTACTTTCACACGTAATGGAGCTGCGTAAGTAACATCTCGCTCTTTACATTCATCAACATCATACTTAGGCTCACCTAATGAATAATCGATGAATTCTAATGAAAGATTACCTGTAAAGTCCTCGATCGGCGAAATGTCACGGAACATTTCACGTAAACCTTCTTCAAGGAACCACTCGTAAGACGCCGTTTGAATCTCAATCAGATTTGGAAGCTCAAGCACCTCTTTAATACGCGCAAAGCTTCTACGCTGGCGGTGTTGTCCGTACTGAACTAGTTGACCTGTCAACTCATTCACCCCTCAATAAAGCGATATTAGGTCTTTGCAAAATCATACAAATAGTGTATGATTTCGAAAGACAAAAAGAAAACGAGTCTTCAAAAAGATCTCATTTTCGGTTAACTAAACTTATCTTGGCAAGTATACCCATATAAAAACATTTCTATACAAAAGGGCATACGACCTCAAAATAATATTTTTGCATTGTATCATATTATCATAGCCGATTTGTCAAGTCAATAAATTATACATATTTCATTTATTTTTTTGCGCGTACTATCCAGTACCCTTTTTTCTTCTCGACAATATCGACTTCTGAAAATTTTTCTTCTAGGTAACTTACTGTCGATGGTGCTCCTTGTTTCTTCTGGATGACTACCCAAAGCTCACCCGAAGGCACTAGTCGATCATAAGCTCCATCGTAAAAGCGGAAAATCGTTTCCTTCCCTGCACGAATTGGTGGATTCGTTAAGATAGCTGCAGCTTCTACATCTGTATCAACCATCGATAGGCCGTCACTCACAAATATTCGCACATTTTGAACACCGTTCACTTGCGCATTTTTCTGCGAAAGTGTAACTGCGCGTTCATTTATATCCATCATATAAACGGTACGGTCTGGATTCGCTTTGGCAATCGATAATCCTATCGGCCCATATCCACAACCTACATCCAATATCGCACCATTAATATTAGGCATTTTAAAAGCGTCTATTAAAACACGGGATCCAAAATCTACTTCGCTTTTACTAAATACACCTGCATCCGTTTCAAACGAAAACGAATGCCCTAGTAACTTGAATGTCCAGTGACGAGGTTTACTCTCAGTTTGAGGCTTACTTGTATAATAATGATCTGACATTTTCATGCCTCCTCAGAATGAAGAAAAAAGCTCGCCAAAATGACGAGCTTTCCTTTTGTTAAAAAGTAATACGAGATTACTTAACTTCTACAGATGCGCCAACTTCTTCAAGTTTAGCTTTGATTTCTTCAGCTTCATCTTTAGAAACGCCTTCTTTAAGAGCTTTAGGAGCGTTATCTACTACTTCTTTAGCTTCTTTAAGACCTAAACCAGTGATTTCACGAACCACTTTGATTACTTTGATTTTTTCTGCACCAGCAGATGCTAATACTACGTCAAATTCAGTTTTTTCTTCAGCTGCAGCAGCACCGCCAGCAACTACTGCTACAGGAGCAGCAGCTGTTACACCGAATTCTTCTTCGATTGCTTTTACTAAATCGTTTAATTCAAGAACTGTCATAGCTTTGATAGCTTCTAAGATTTGCTCTTTATTCATTATAATTTCCTCCTAATTGGATAATGTTTTATTTTTTTGCGATCAGGCCGCAGAAGTTTGAGTGCGTATTAAATTACGCGCCTTGTTCTTCTTTTTGTTCTGCAACAGCTTTTGTTGCAAGTGCGAAGTTACGCACTGGAGCTTGAAGTACAGATAAAAGCATAGAAAGTAGACCTTCGCGTGATGGAAGTTCTGCAAGTGCTTTAACATCTTCAACAGAAGAGATTGTACCTTCAATAATACCCGCTTTAATTTCTAAAGCTTCGTTTTTCTTAGCGAACTCGTTGATGATTTTAGCAGGCGCTACAACATCTTCATTTGAGAACGCAATTGCGTTAGGACCAACTAATACGTCGTTGATTCCTTCAAGACCAGCAGCCTCAGCAGCACGACGAGTTAAAGTATTTTTGTAAACTTTGAACTCAACGCCAGCTTCACGAAGTTGTTTACGAAGCTCAGTTACTTGTGCAACATTAAGACCACGGTAATCCACAACTACTACAGAAGCAGCGCCTTGGAATTTTTCAGTAATCTCTTGAACTTGTACTTGTTTGTTTTCGATTGCTTTGCTCATGATGACACCTCCTATTAGAATGGGTCATTTATACCGACAAAAGAAAAGCCTCTGGGTCAAATAGACGCAGAGGCTGAAAGTCATCATCTTTAAAATAAGAATCTGAATTCCGATGTCCTCGGTAGGATCATTAAGTGACAAGTCACCCCTACTGTCTACGGTACAAATGGATAATTCACAACAGCAACTATAATATCATGTATACTCACTGTCGTCAACACATATATATAAATTATTTTACTACTACGTTAGAAGCGTCAACTTTAATAGCTGGGCCCATTGTAGTTGTAACATTTACAGATTTCATGTAAGTACCTTTAGCTGCAGCAGGTTTTGCTTTTTGCACTACATCAAAAACAGCTAAGAAGTTTTCTACTAATTTTTCTGCTGAGAAAGAAACTTTACCGATAGGAGCGTGGATGATACCAGCTTTATCAGCACGGTATTCTACTTTACCAGCTTTGATTTCTTCGATCGCTTTTGTTACATCGAAAGTAACTGTACCAGTTTTAGGGTTTGGCATTAAACCTTTAGGTCCTAATACACGACCAAGTTTACCAACTTCGCCCATCATGTCAGGAGTTGCTACGATTACATCGAAATCAAACCAACCTTGTTGGATTTTTTGGATGTATTCTGCATCGCCTACATAGTCAGCACCAGCTGCTTCAGCTTCTTTAAGTTTCTCACCTTTTGCGAATACTAATACACGTTGAGTTTTACCAGTACCGTTTGGTAGCACTACTGCACCACGGATTTGTTGGTCGTTTTTACGAGTATCAATACCTAGACGGAAAGCAACTTCTACAGTAGCGTCGAAGTTAACTGTGCTAGTTTTTTGAGCAAGTTCGATTGCTTCTTGTGCACTATATAGTGAGTTACGATCAATTAATTTTACTGCATCTTGCAGTTTTTTACCTTTTTTAGCCATTATATATTTCCTCCTTGATTGTGGTTATAGCGGATTTTACCTCCCACGAATAAAGGTTGCGTGTTCACAAAGAAACTTCGCAACCTTCCAAAAAACAAAACATCAAGTAAATGGGATTAGTCTTCGATAACAATACCCATGCTTCGTGCAGTACCTTCAACCATTAACATAGCAGCTTCCACTGAAGCAGCGTTAAGGTCTGGCATTTTAGTTTCAGCGATTTCGCGAACTTTATCACGCTTAACCGTTGCCACTTTTTTACGATTTGGTTCACCAGATCCTGATTGGATACCAGCTGCTACTTTAAGTAACACTGCTGCAGGTGGAGTTTTTGTAATGAAAGTGAAAGAACGGTCCTCGAATACTGAAATTTCAACTGGAATAATAAGACCAGCTTG
Encoded proteins:
- a CDS encoding class I SAM-dependent methyltransferase; translated protein: MSDHYYTSKPQTESKPRHWTFKLLGHSFSFETDAGVFSKSEVDFGSRVLIDAFKMPNINGAILDVGCGYGPIGLSIAKANPDRTVYMMDINERAVTLSQKNAQVNGVQNVRIFVSDGLSMVDTDVEAAAILTNPPIRAGKETIFRFYDGAYDRLVPSGELWVVIQKKQGAPSTVSYLEEKFSEVDIVEKKKGYWIVRAKK
- the rplL gene encoding 50S ribosomal protein L7/L12, with the protein product MNKEQILEAIKAMTVLELNDLVKAIEEEFGVTAAAPVAVVAGGAAAAEEKTEFDVVLASAGAEKIKVIKVVREITGLGLKEAKEVVDNAPKALKEGVSKDEAEEIKAKLEEVGASVEVK
- the rplJ gene encoding 50S ribosomal protein L10, with amino-acid sequence MSKAIENKQVQVQEITEKFQGAASVVVVDYRGLNVAQVTELRKQLREAGVEFKVYKNTLTRRAAEAAGLEGINDVLVGPNAIAFSNEDVVAPAKIINEFAKKNEALEIKAGIIEGTISSVEDVKALAELPSREGLLSMLLSVLQAPVRNFALATKAVAEQKEEQGA
- the rplA gene encoding 50S ribosomal protein L1; this translates as MAKKGKKLQDAVKLIDRNSLYSAQEAIELAQKTSTVNFDATVEVAFRLGIDTRKNDQQIRGAVVLPNGTGKTQRVLVFAKGEKLKEAEAAGADYVGDAEYIQKIQQGWFDFDVIVATPDMMGEVGKLGRVLGPKGLMPNPKTGTVTFDVTKAIEEIKAGKVEYRADKAGIIHAPIGKVSFSAEKLVENFLAVFDVVQKAKPAAAKGTYMKSVNVTTTMGPAIKVDASNVVVK
- the rplK gene encoding 50S ribosomal protein L11, whose protein sequence is MAKKVIKVVKLQIPAGKANPAPPVGPALGQAGVNIMGFCKEFNARTADQAGLIIPVEISVFEDRSFTFITKTPPAAVLLKVAAGIQSGSGEPNRKKVATVKRDKVREIAETKMPDLNAASVEAAMLMVEGTARSMGIVIED